CATCATTTAtcgcttcgaaaaaaagaggaaccaaTTCCTTCGCAAGaaagagatttttaaaaaaagaacctacAATGACTTCGATTCTGATTTCAGTGTTGTATTATTTCTGGTATTCGCTATCGCGTTAACCGCTCTATGTTCCTCATTACTGTGGTGTCACTTCTTCGTAATTTTCAATAAggacaagaagaaaagcaaaacgaCTGAGGACGAGTTATCGTGCTGTACCGTCTGAGCACCGTATTTGATACTGTGATGTTTCACTTCTCTAACCATTTGGTAATGTATAGATATTGATTATTCCCCTGATTATATGTATGTTTATGAATACGGTGTAATTGTAAATCATGTGCTGCTGCgttaataattataaaaattatattaatattgtaCTAAATGAAGTACTGTATTGATCGGGAATGTTTAAGCGTAGACGTAGAGAAATTTTCGGATGCATTTGCCTCTGTTCTCAATTCCATCTATTAACTTTTATTCACTACATACAGTACAATGTACtaacaagaaaacagagaGGTTAGTACCATTTTACTCTACATAGTAAATATACCGTATCCGTGTACCCATGTACTTTGTAGATGATTTCATATAAACACTTCTCAAACTCTAAAACAGTCTAAATCATCACTACATATGTCACTATCCTCGCTACAGTAATCCTCTGAACGATCCTTTAAAAGCgacactccacgaatctgaggtggtacggatttctggtggagtattcgtaaacgggatgggagactatggagatgggggtgattctgtccatttcttcctgactgccgtaaaaaaacggcggaagatatggcttcgagcatcccgaggcgctattttccacgacgagttcgattggagtgcgccagccttgtgcacgcgccgcatcttccgggatgttctttacggcgattaggaagaagtggacggaatcacctcccactccataatctactatcccttataagaatactccacctgaaatctgcaccacttcagattcgtggggtgatgcctttaaagtagaTCCGATGGCATTCGTGGTGTGGGTTCAGTGTAAAGTGTGCTCAAATCCACATATACACCAAGAAATAGGTCGTTACAAATAGTGTAGTTGTTCAAATCGATAAGTTTGCAGAAGCGCTGAAAAATACGGTGATTTTTACATAAATGCTGTACGGTTATATTGCTCAACATGAAAATCTTCAGAACTCGATTATTAATCACTTTAATTACggtaaagtttaaaaaaaatactaatatttagtttaaaaaaataaatgtgattggtttaaaaaaatttcatgagTATTTTGAACCACTTGTGTTTCTCCCACAAATATTATTTGCTGAAAaagtagtttcaaaaaaaaaagaaaaaaaatagcttagAGTAGAGGAAGATGAAATCGATGTCAGAAACGTAGAAGCAACATCTCTGCTTCTCTGCACTCTGAGCCTAACAATCTAACCCAATCACCAATCCAACCTGTATTCCAAATGCTGCATTTCGTGCACCTTCAGGCCGACCAAGAAATGCATTATTTTCCTT
The Necator americanus strain Aroian chromosome I, whole genome shotgun sequence genome window above contains:
- a CDS encoding hypothetical protein (NECATOR_CHRI.G3730.T1), which codes for MDSFNTSFSRYDQLQDFVISVVLFLVFAIALTALCSSLLWCHFFVIFNKDKKKSKTTEDELSCCTV